The Winogradskyella schleiferi genome contains the following window.
CTATACTCGTTTTTTGCGGCCATCATTAATTCATTGGCAGCTTCAAACGCATAACCATTGCCTTCATAAGCGGGCAGAAATGCAAAACCTATATCAGGATCCGTTTTACCTTCTCGATGGTATAAACCACAAGTGCCAAGTTTTATTTGGTCTGCTTTTCTAATGATAACGTTGTTGCCATAACCATAAGTTTCGAGCTGAGGCAATGCTTTTTCTTTGACGTAGTTTGCTGCTTCCTCAACTGTTCTCACGTTTCTATCGCCAATGTTTTTAATCCATTTTGGTGTGTTCATTAACTCTAGGATAAATTTGGAATCTTTAGGAGCGACTGGTCTTATGGTTAGTCTTTTGGTCTGTAATGGTTTGTGTTTTGGCAAATTTTAGATAATTAGGAATTCGATTGGTTTTTTGAGTTTAACAATAAATTATTTTTTAAAAGAGATTAGCACTTAGCTTAAAGTAACTAATTTAATAAATAAAATTAGAATTGAATTGAAATGAATTTTGGATCTTATAAAATTAAAACCACTGATGCGCTAAAAATTTCTTTTAATAAATTCAAATTATAGATTTTTTATTCTCGTCTGAGTTGCTGGAAACCACTAATTTCAGCAATTGCATTAAAAACATCATCTTGATCTGACTTTTTATTCCAACCTTTTTGCGCTAATTCAGCTCTAACTTCACTTTCAAATTTGCCCATCTCGAAAAGATAAATGGCATATTCAAGAACTTCTCCTGGGATTTTATCGATAGTATATTTCGCAGTATTTATTGCAACCGTGCCAATCGCAATAAAATACGGGAAAACCATTTGAAAAATCCAACTTAGAGTCAAACCAATCCAGCCTGTGTTTAATTCCTTAATTGTTAACCCATGTTCAAATCGTATTTTCATAAATTCAAAAAATCCAAGATCGAAAATATTATTTTCTGCAATTATAAATTGATATTGAGTAAAATGATTAGTTATAAACATAACAAGCATTATTCCTACAATCATAAACTGAGTTGTTCTAAGTTCTAGAAAATTAGCAGTCTTTAAAACTTGACTAAATAAATAGCCAATTCCAATTCCAATTCCTAGTTCATAAAGCCCAATGAAATAGATAAAATTGTGAGTTAGGAAGGCAATTAATAACCCAAATAATATTGCAATGACCAATCCGCCAACAATTGAGAGTATTAAATTAGGTTTGGCAGTTTTCTTTGGTTGTGGTAATTCAGTTGGAATAACATAATCTGCCCAACTGTTTTGTTTTTCATATTCAGTTTCTAATTCAACGAGTTTTCCACTTTCTTTATATTCAGATTCTAACTTTTTGAAAAGAGCAATAAATAAACCGGTTCGTTTTGAGTTTTTTCCAAAATCTATAAAATTTCCTTCGATTGTTTTGCTATGAACGTTTATCTTACCTGTTGCTTCTTTTGTAATCGTTAGTTTCTCGGTTAGCTTGTTCCAAGACCCTTTACGTTTTGCCTCTACAGAATTTTTATTTGTAAAAACAATTGGCCATTCCAATTTTTCAAAAACCGCTATAGTTAATGGTATTATTTGACTTTCTTTAATATCTGTTTTAAAAGATTCAGAGAATTCGGGTTTGTATTTAAAACTGTATTTTCTTTTTATTTCAAATTCTAGGTTTTCTAATTCTATGTCCATTTTAGGAATATTGGTAGAGCTTTTTTTTATGGTTTTTACTTTAAGTTTCTTACTTCGTTGTTAGAATTGTGTTGGCCATTCAGAATTTAAGCTCTCAATCCATTTTAACATTACGATTCCAATACTACTTTTTATAGTTTCATCGGAATTTTCGTCAATGCACTCTGTCAAATTTTGATATTCTTGAGAATTGCTAATTTATTGGCATGTGTGAGTAATGTTCAATAAATATTTATAGGTCAAGTAATTTTAAGATTTACACAATTATTTTAAAGGATAAATCAAGATTACTAATAAAAAAAATAAAACTTACTTCAACAAAAAACCCTTCAATTCCTCATAAGTACCAATCTTTGTTGCCACTTTTTCCTTATCCATAACCGCTTCAATTTGAGGAGGTAAATCTATATTCTCTTTAATAACGTCTTCTACCACATCCAAAAATTTTGTTGGATGTGCCGTTTCTAAAAACACCACATGAGCTTCGTTGTTCTTTAAATAGTCTTTTGCGCCTAAATAACCAACGGCTCCATGCGGATCTGCCACATAATTGAAGTCGCTATAGAGCTCCAATAGTGCTTCCCTGGTTTCATTGTCTGTATAACTAAACGATGATAAATTCGATTTTAAAGTCTCAAAATCATTATTGTGCAATTCCTGGATTCTAATAAAATTACTTGGATTTCCAACATCCATCGCATTACTAATGGTTTGGATGGATGGTTTAGGACTGTAGGTTTGGGAAAGCATATAATTAACCACAGTAGCATTGGCATTGTTGGAAGCAATAAAATGCTTAACAGGCAAACCTAATTTTTGAGCGACCATACCAGCACAAATGTTGCCGAAGTTACCACTTGGCACCGAAAACGCAATGTCTTTATACTTAGATTTTAGTTGCTTGTAGGTAAAAATAAAATAAAAAAGCTGTGGCAGCCAACGTGCAATATTTATGGAATTCGCAGAGGTTAATTGCATTTTGCTCGTCAATTCTTTATCCATAAAAGCTTGTTTTACCATGTCTTGGCAATCGTCAAAAACACCATCAACTTCCAGAGCAGTAATGTTTTGTCCTAAGGTGGTCAATTGCTTTTCTTGGATGTCACTCACTTTTCCACTAGGATAGAGGATAACCACATTCACACCTTTTACACCTAAAAACCCATTAGCGACTGCACCTCCTGTATCGCCAGAAGTGGCCACTAAAACTGTAATATCATTGGTATTTGTTTTGTTGAAATAGCCTAAACATCTTGCCATAAAACGCGCACCAACATCTTTGAATGCCATGGTTGGACCGTGAAATAATTCGAGCGTAGAAATGTTCTTATTTATTTCTACCACAGGAAAATCGAAACTTAAGGTTCCTTCAACAATAGTTTTTAGAATGTCCTCTGGAATTTCTGGAACAATGAATTGTCTGATGGCTTCCAATGCAATTTCTGCATTCGATTTATCTTCGATATTTTCAAAAAACGAAGCCTCTAAAGGTGTTATCGATTCAGGAAAATATAAACCTTTGTCTGGAGCCAATCCTCTGACAACGGCTTCTTCAAAGGTTGTATTAGGTGCTTTTTTGTTTAAACTGTAGTATTTCATGGTTATTTTGGACAGAAGACGGAAGACGGATGACCGAATGCCGATGTTTGTATTTAGTGAATATTTCTTTTAAATGCCGCCATTTTATTCATTAAATGGAAAGCTGAATTGTATAATTCTATGAAAGTTTCTTCTGGAATATAATTTCGTCTTTTTGCTTTAAACAAGCAGGTTACGACCTCTGCTAATGAACGAATTGAATATCCAATAAATTTGCGTTGTTCAGGATTGGATTGACCAATTGACCCTTCGGAAATATTAAGAGCAACAGAATCCACAGCTCTCATAATTTGTGACGTTAAATTAAATTTTTCTTTATCTGGAAATCGTTGAGAAACGTCATTTATAACTTCGCCGTAATCCATAGCGTCTTGCCAGATAATCAACTTTTCAAATTTAAATTTATTCATAATTTCTATTTTTTACTCGCTGCCATTTTCATCTTCCGTCATCAGTCTTCCGTCATTTTTTTAATCCCTTCAGTATTAATCTTAGAAACATAAGTCTCGAACGCTATATCTGTTTTTGAATACACCTCTCTAATTACTTCTTCAACAGCTTTAGCAGTTTTCTCCCCTTTGCTCAACATAAAAATCGAAGGTCCAGAACCAGAAATAGCACAACCCAAAGCTCCCGCATTTAATGCAGCAGACTTTACGTCATCAAAATGCGGAATCAATTGTTTTCTATGTGGTTCGATAACGACATCATTAAGTGCATCTTTCATCAAATCATAATCGGAAGTATGTAGTGCATGCACCAAACTCCCAACATTTGCCCATTGTGTAATTGCATTTTGTAAGGGAATTTCTTTTGGTAAAATTGCTCTAGATTCTGAGGTTTTAATTTCAATTTGTGGATGTATCAATGTTGCATATAAATCCGAAGGTGTAGGCAATTCTAAAACTTGCAATGGACAAGCACTTTTCACCAAGGTAAAACCGCCAAAAATGGCAGGTGCCAAGTTATCCGCGTGCTCACATTTACTTGCCAAGGCTTCGCCTTTCATGGCAAAATAGGTTAGTTTGGTTTTGTTTAAAGGTCTTCCCAATAGTTCATTCATACCAAAAACACTTCCTGCTGCACTTGCCGAACTACTACCAATACCGCTTCCAGGTTTTATATTCTTATAGATTTCAATTTCAAATCCACAATCGGGTTGTAGGTCATTGTACATCGCTAAAGCTGAAACACCAGCTACATTTTTTTCAGCTTCCAAGGGTAAGTCGTAACCTTCAATCTTGGTGATTCGGATGCCTTTTTCTTTGGTTTTTCTAATGACCATTTCATCTCCAATAGTATCCAAGCAGAAGCCGAGGACATCAAATCCACAAGCGACATTGGCTACGGTTGCAGGTGAAAATATTTTGATTTCATTCATATGTATTTCCCGCGAAAGGGGTTAATCTTATATTATTGAGTTATTCAGAGCATATAAATAATACAATAACTTTTATATTAGTTATTAGCAATTCGTATAATATCGGCAAACAAACCAGAGGCCGTAACATCAGCACCAGCTCCAGCACCTTTAATGATCATTGGCTGTTCAGGATAACGTTGCGTATAAAACATAACGATATTGTCTTTCCCTTTAAGATTGTAAAACGGATGTCCTTCTGGAATTTCTTGGAGTCCGACTTTGGCTTTTCCCTTATCAAACTCGGCAACAAATTTTAACTGGCAATTCTTTTCTTCAGCCGATTTGAACAAATCTTGATAATAACCTTCATCATTTTTTAAGGTATCGAAAAAATCATCAACGGTATCAGCTTTCATGGCAGCTTCCGTTAAGAAGTTATCGCTTTCTAAATCCGATAATTCTATGGAATGACCACTTTCCCTTGCTAGAATCAAAACTTTTCTGGCGACATCTATGCCGCTCAAATCGATTCTTGGATCTGGTTCGGTATATCCTTCTTCTTGTGCTTGTTTTACGACATCGTGAAAAGTCGTTTCAGCATTAAAATTATTAAATATGAAATTAAGACTTCCCGATAAAACCGCTTGAATCGTATTCACTTTATCTCCCGAAGTAATTAAATGGCTGAGTGTGTCGATAACCGGTAATCCAGCACCAACATTAGTTTCAAACAAAAATGAGGCGTTGTATTGTCGTGATAAAGCTTTAAGTTCATTATAGTATTCAATATTTCCTGAACAGGCAATTTTATTACAAGCAACTACAGAAATACTCTGCTTTAGATAGTCGCCATAAATATTTGAAACGGCTTCGTTAGCCGTGATATCCACAAAAACGGAATTTCTTAAATTCAGGTGTTTTGCATGTTCAAAGAAACCTTCTAAACTTGCTTTTTCTCCAGCCTCTAATTGTTGTTTCCAGTCTTTTAAATTAATGCCTTCATCATTAACGATCATGTGTCGTGAGTTGGATAAACCGGCAACTCTCAAACTAATTTTGAAGTTCTCCTTAACATAAGCTTTCTGTTGTTTGATTTGCTCAATCAATCGTTCGCCTACATTTCCAACACCAGTAATAAACAAGTTGATTTGTTTGGTTTTGATTTCAAAAAACTGCTCATGCAAACTGTTTAAAGCCTTTTTTACATCATTTTTATGAATTACTGCAGAAATATTACGTTCCGAAGCGCCTTGCGCAATCGCTCTTATATTCACATTATTTTTGCCCAATGTACTAAACATTTTACCACTTATACCTTGGTGGCTTTTCATTTTATCGCCTATAACGGCTATAATCGATAAATCCGTTTCTACAACTAATGGGTCAATTTTTTGAAGTGCAATTTCATACTCAAAAACGATATCTATAACTTCCTTGGCACGTGCCGCATCGTTATCCGAAATCCCGAAACAGATGGAATGTTCCGAGGATGATTGTGTAATTAAAATAATATTGATTTTTTCCTGTGCGAGCGTTTCAAACAGACGTTTACTAAAACCTGGCACGCCCACCATACCATTGCCTTGTAAGGTTAATAGGGCAATATTATCAATATTACTAAGTCCTTTTACTGGTGAGCCATTTGAGGTCACTTCTTGACTAATTGTAGTACCAACGGCTTCTGGATCCATGGTGTTTTTTATGACAATAGGAATCTTCTTTTTGAGGACAGGCATTACTGTTGGCGGATATAATACTTTCGCACCAAAATGCGATAATTCCACAGCTTCTTGATACGATAACTGGACAATTGGAGCTGCTTGCTTTACCAATTTAGGATTAGTGGTAAACATGCCGCTAACGTCTGTCCAGATTTGTAATTCTTTGGCATCTAAAGCCGCAGCAACAATGGCTGCTGTATAATCTGAACCTCCACGACCTAAGGTGGTGATTTCTCCACTTGCAGATTTTGATACAAATCCTGGTAACAAAACTATGGCGTGTGCATCTGATTGAAAAAATGACTGAATATTAGTATTGGTCAAGTCAAAATTTACGGCGGCATTGTTATAATTTAAATCTGTCACAATTAATTCTTGTGAGTTTTTTAATGACGCATCTAAATTTCTAGATTTGAGCGTATGATAAATTATTATAGAAGACAAGGCCTCTCCAAAACTCAACAGTTTGTCTTTTGTTTTTGGCGATAATTCGTTAATTAGATATATGCCATCTAAAAGACTTCTTAGGTCATTTAATTTTTCCGATACCAAATCATGTAACTTTTCATGATATTTCTGAAGACTTTGGTCGTTTTCAGAATTTTCAAAAAGGCCTTCAACTACTTTATTATGTCTTGACCAAATAGCATTATAGACCTGTTTGTATTCCAAATCTTTTTGGCAGGCCAAATTTGCAGCTTCTAATAATTTATCTGTAATTCCGCCTACTGCAGAAACGACAACGGCGATTTTAGAATTTTTAGATTGTTGGTCTAAAATTGAAATCACTTTATTTATATTTTCGGCTGAACCTACTGATGTTCCACCAAATTTGAGAACTTTCATATATTAATTAATTTTAAAGGAATAAAAATGTCTAAATAGACTAAAGGGACGGAGAACATATTAAAGATTACCCAAACGGGTAATAATAGTTGAAATGAAAAACATAGAAATCGTCATGTGGTTAGCGTTACCTATTTGATGTGATGATATTTTGATTTTTTTCTTCATTACATACCAAAAGTATTATTTTTATAACAATGAAAAAAACTAATCTGACCTTTTTAGGGAATTAGTAAAAAAGGGCGAATCTTTATAAAAAAAATGAAAGATAACTAACAAATTGCATCAGGCATTAAATTATTCACAGGAGCATTATTTTAGAATAGTTCATATTAAATGGGAATCATTTAAAAGTGTATCAAATTTGCTAGCGATTAAAACTATTAAGATAAAATGAAATTATTTTCAAAAGAACAGATTTACGAAGGTGATAAACTAACAACTGAACGTCAAAATATATCCTCAACTGAATTGATGGAGCGTGCTGGTACCCAAATTTTTAATTGGATGCACGCACGTATGCAAGGTGCTCAAGTACCAATTCATGTGTTTTGTGGTATTGGTAATAATGGTGGAGACGGTTTGGTTTTAGCAAGACATTTAATTACGCATGGCTATAATGTAGCAACCTATATTGTGAATTGTAGTGACAAACGTTCCAAGGATTTCTTAATTAACTACGACCATATCAAAACTGTGACAAAAAAATGGCCGATAATGTTGAGCTGTAAAGGCGATTTTGAAGAGATTGATATTGGCGTGGATGATATTATTGTAGATGCCGTCTTTGGCATCGGCCTGAACCGTCCGCCAAATGATTGGGTACAAGCCTTATTTCAAAAATTTAAAGCATCAAAAGCGTTTACATTGTCTATAGATATTCCTTCTGGATTATATACAGATAAAGCTGTTGAAGATGAAAACAACGTGGTTCACGCCAATTACACCTTGAGTTTTCAAACGCCAAAATTGGTGTTCTTTTTACCCGAAACTGTAAAATATACCACACAATGGGAAGCTTTGGATATTGGTATTGACCGCGAATACTTAATGCAAACCGAAACTGAAGTCGAACTCATTTCTAAAAATGAAGTTTTACCACTTTATAAACCAAGGCAAAAATTTTCACACAAAGGCGATTTTGGTCACGTGTTGATTATTGGTGGAAGTTATGGAAAAATTGGTGCTGCTAATTTAGCGAGTAGAGCAGCGTTGGGTTCTGGTGCAGGTTTGGTCACAGCCTATGTGCCTAAATGTGGTTATCAAAGTTTGCAAATTGCTATTCCTGAAGTCATGGTCATTACCGATAGCGATGAAACCCATATTACCAATATTGATTTTGAAATAGAGCCCACAGTTATTGGAATTGGAGTAGGTTTAGGAACTTCAGCACGAACCGCAAAAACTTTTGAAGCTTTTCTAAAAACTAACAAAACACCATTAGTCATTGATGCTGATGGTTTAAATTTATTGTCGAAAAAGAAAGTCTTGCTAAAATTGTTACCAGATTTTACCATTTTAACACCACACCCTAAAGAGCTGGAACGATTAATAGGGAAGTGGTCTGACGATTTTGAAAAGTTAGACAAAGCAAAAGCGTTTTCAAAAAAGTATAATCTAATAGTTGTAGTTAAAGGCGCCAAAACGATTACCGTTTACCAAGATAAACTCTATATAAATACCACTGGAAATCCTGGCATGGCAACAGGAGGAACTGGTGATGTTTTAACCGGCATTATTTCTGGATTGGTAGCTCAGGGTTATGAAGCTCTATCAGCTGCCATTTTTGGAATTTATCTTCATGGAAAATCTGCAGATATTGCTTTAGAAGATTATGGATATCAAAGTTTAATTGCCAGTCATATTATTGAAACTTTGGGAGACGCCTATATTGATTTGTTTAAAAAACCAGAACAACCACAGAAAGAAGAACAGCAACCAGAACCAAAACATCAAAAAAGTAAGCGGCGAAAAGATGGTCAAGGAAAGAAATAAAACATTATAATGTTTAATTAACTTAATAAAAAAAAGCCTGTTTAAATCTAGTTTA
Protein-coding sequences here:
- a CDS encoding GNAT family N-acetyltransferase, yielding MPKHKPLQTKRLTIRPVAPKDSKFILELMNTPKWIKNIGDRNVRTVEEAANYVKEKALPQLETYGYGNNVIIRKADQIKLGTCGLYHREGKTDPDIGFAFLPAYEGNGYAFEAANELMMAAKNEYSLKELSAYTLEANLASRKLLERLGFKIIGKGTLPNNDEELLHYYRTLDVDFKGSTFRQKPIQHP
- the thrC gene encoding threonine synthase, with translation MKYYSLNKKAPNTTFEEAVVRGLAPDKGLYFPESITPLEASFFENIEDKSNAEIALEAIRQFIVPEIPEDILKTIVEGTLSFDFPVVEINKNISTLELFHGPTMAFKDVGARFMARCLGYFNKTNTNDITVLVATSGDTGGAVANGFLGVKGVNVVILYPSGKVSDIQEKQLTTLGQNITALEVDGVFDDCQDMVKQAFMDKELTSKMQLTSANSINIARWLPQLFYFIFTYKQLKSKYKDIAFSVPSGNFGNICAGMVAQKLGLPVKHFIASNNANATVVNYMLSQTYSPKPSIQTISNAMDVGNPSNFIRIQELHNNDFETLKSNLSSFSYTDNETREALLELYSDFNYVADPHGAVGYLGAKDYLKNNEAHVVFLETAHPTKFLDVVEDVIKENIDLPPQIEAVMDKEKVATKIGTYEELKGFLLK
- a CDS encoding four helix bundle protein, with the protein product MNKFKFEKLIIWQDAMDYGEVINDVSQRFPDKEKFNLTSQIMRAVDSVALNISEGSIGQSNPEQRKFIGYSIRSLAEVVTCLFKAKRRNYIPEETFIELYNSAFHLMNKMAAFKRNIH
- a CDS encoding homoserine kinase yields the protein MNEIKIFSPATVANVACGFDVLGFCLDTIGDEMVIRKTKEKGIRITKIEGYDLPLEAEKNVAGVSALAMYNDLQPDCGFEIEIYKNIKPGSGIGSSSASAAGSVFGMNELLGRPLNKTKLTYFAMKGEALASKCEHADNLAPAIFGGFTLVKSACPLQVLELPTPSDLYATLIHPQIEIKTSESRAILPKEIPLQNAITQWANVGSLVHALHTSDYDLMKDALNDVVIEPHRKQLIPHFDDVKSAALNAGALGCAISGSGPSIFMLSKGEKTAKAVEEVIREVYSKTDIAFETYVSKINTEGIKKMTED
- the thrA gene encoding bifunctional aspartate kinase/homoserine dehydrogenase I produces the protein MKVLKFGGTSVGSAENINKVISILDQQSKNSKIAVVVSAVGGITDKLLEAANLACQKDLEYKQVYNAIWSRHNKVVEGLFENSENDQSLQKYHEKLHDLVSEKLNDLRSLLDGIYLINELSPKTKDKLLSFGEALSSIIIYHTLKSRNLDASLKNSQELIVTDLNYNNAAVNFDLTNTNIQSFFQSDAHAIVLLPGFVSKSASGEITTLGRGGSDYTAAIVAAALDAKELQIWTDVSGMFTTNPKLVKQAAPIVQLSYQEAVELSHFGAKVLYPPTVMPVLKKKIPIVIKNTMDPEAVGTTISQEVTSNGSPVKGLSNIDNIALLTLQGNGMVGVPGFSKRLFETLAQEKINIILITQSSSEHSICFGISDNDAARAKEVIDIVFEYEIALQKIDPLVVETDLSIIAVIGDKMKSHQGISGKMFSTLGKNNVNIRAIAQGASERNISAVIHKNDVKKALNSLHEQFFEIKTKQINLFITGVGNVGERLIEQIKQQKAYVKENFKISLRVAGLSNSRHMIVNDEGINLKDWKQQLEAGEKASLEGFFEHAKHLNLRNSVFVDITANEAVSNIYGDYLKQSISVVACNKIACSGNIEYYNELKALSRQYNASFLFETNVGAGLPVIDTLSHLITSGDKVNTIQAVLSGSLNFIFNNFNAETTFHDVVKQAQEEGYTEPDPRIDLSGIDVARKVLILARESGHSIELSDLESDNFLTEAAMKADTVDDFFDTLKNDEGYYQDLFKSAEEKNCQLKFVAEFDKGKAKVGLQEIPEGHPFYNLKGKDNIVMFYTQRYPEQPMIIKGAGAGADVTASGLFADIIRIANN
- a CDS encoding NAD(P)H-hydrate dehydratase, with the translated sequence MKLFSKEQIYEGDKLTTERQNISSTELMERAGTQIFNWMHARMQGAQVPIHVFCGIGNNGGDGLVLARHLITHGYNVATYIVNCSDKRSKDFLINYDHIKTVTKKWPIMLSCKGDFEEIDIGVDDIIVDAVFGIGLNRPPNDWVQALFQKFKASKAFTLSIDIPSGLYTDKAVEDENNVVHANYTLSFQTPKLVFFLPETVKYTTQWEALDIGIDREYLMQTETEVELISKNEVLPLYKPRQKFSHKGDFGHVLIIGGSYGKIGAANLASRAALGSGAGLVTAYVPKCGYQSLQIAIPEVMVITDSDETHITNIDFEIEPTVIGIGVGLGTSARTAKTFEAFLKTNKTPLVIDADGLNLLSKKKVLLKLLPDFTILTPHPKELERLIGKWSDDFEKLDKAKAFSKKYNLIVVVKGAKTITVYQDKLYINTTGNPGMATGGTGDVLTGIISGLVAQGYEALSAAIFGIYLHGKSADIALEDYGYQSLIASHIIETLGDAYIDLFKKPEQPQKEEQQPEPKHQKSKRRKDGQGKK